A window of the Bacteroides thetaiotaomicron VPI-5482 genome harbors these coding sequences:
- the rny gene encoding ribonuclease Y produces MIAIIATAIACFVVGGILSYVLFRYVLKSKYDSVLKDAETEAEVIKKNKLLEVKEKFLNKKADLEKEVALRNQKIQQAENKLKQREMVLSQRQEEIQRKKLEAEAVKENLEAQLVIVDKKKEELDKLQHQEIEKLEAISGLSADEAKERLVESLKEEAKTQAQSFINDIMDDAKLTASKEAKRIVIQSIQRVATETAIENSVTVFHIESDEIKGRIIGREGRNIRALEAATGVEIVVDDTPEAIVLSAFDPVRREIARLALHQLVTDGRIHPARIEEVVSKVRKQVEEEIIETGKRTTIDLGIHGLHPELIRIIGKMKYRSSYGQNLLQHARETANLCAVMASELGLNPKKAKRAGLLHDIGKVPDEEPELPHALLGMKLAEKYKEKPDICNAIGAHHDETEMTSLLAPIVQVCDAISGARPGARREIVEAYIKRLNDLEQLAMAYPGVTKTYAIQAGRELRVIVGADKIDDKQTESLSGEIAKKIQDEMTYPGQVKITVIRETRAVSFAK; encoded by the coding sequence ATGATAGCAATAATAGCAACAGCAATTGCTTGCTTCGTCGTAGGAGGAATCCTTTCATACGTACTGTTCCGGTACGTGTTGAAGTCCAAGTACGACAGTGTCCTGAAAGATGCGGAGACAGAAGCTGAAGTAATTAAGAAAAACAAATTGCTGGAAGTAAAGGAAAAATTCCTGAACAAGAAAGCTGATTTGGAGAAGGAAGTGGCACTGCGTAATCAAAAGATTCAGCAGGCGGAAAATAAACTGAAACAACGTGAAATGGTGCTCAGCCAGCGTCAGGAAGAAATCCAACGCAAAAAGCTGGAAGCCGAAGCCGTAAAGGAAAACCTGGAGGCGCAACTTGTTATCGTTGACAAAAAGAAGGAAGAACTGGACAAACTGCAACATCAGGAAATAGAAAAACTGGAAGCAATCTCCGGTCTGTCTGCCGACGAAGCAAAAGAACGTCTGGTCGAATCACTGAAAGAAGAAGCTAAAACGCAGGCACAGTCGTTTATCAACGACATCATGGATGATGCCAAACTGACTGCCAGCAAAGAAGCTAAACGGATCGTTATCCAGTCTATCCAACGGGTAGCTACCGAAACTGCCATCGAAAACTCCGTAACGGTATTCCATATCGAATCGGACGAAATCAAAGGACGTATCATCGGACGTGAAGGACGCAATATCCGTGCACTGGAAGCCGCTACCGGCGTTGAAATCGTTGTAGACGACACTCCGGAAGCAATCGTTCTTTCCGCTTTTGACCCGGTTCGCCGTGAAATTGCCCGTCTGGCTCTTCACCAACTGGTGACAGACGGACGTATCCATCCGGCACGTATCGAGGAAGTGGTGTCCAAAGTACGCAAACAGGTAGAGGAAGAAATTATCGAAACCGGTAAACGGACAACAATCGACCTTGGTATCCACGGTCTGCATCCGGAACTGATCCGTATCATCGGTAAGATGAAATATCGCTCTTCTTATGGTCAGAACTTGTTGCAACACGCCCGTGAAACAGCCAATCTCTGTGCTGTGATGGCATCGGAACTGGGACTGAACCCGAAGAAGGCAAAACGTGCAGGTTTGCTGCATGATATCGGTAAAGTGCCCGATGAAGAACCGGAATTGCCGCACGCATTGCTGGGTATGAAACTTGCCGAGAAATACAAAGAAAAACCGGATATCTGCAACGCTATCGGTGCTCACCACGACGAAACGGAAATGACCAGTCTGCTGGCTCCTATCGTACAGGTTTGTGATGCTATCTCCGGTGCACGTCCGGGCGCACGCCGTGAAATCGTAGAGGCTTACATCAAACGCCTGAACGATCTTGAACAATTGGCTATGGCTTATCCGGGTGTGACCAAGACATACGCTATTCAGGCAGGACGCGAACTCCGCGTGATCGTAGGTGCCGATAAGATCGATGACAAGCAAACTGAAAGCTTGTCCGGTGAAATCGCCAAGAAGATTCAGGACGAGATGACTTATCCGGGACAGGTGAAGATTACCGTTATCCGTGAAACACGTGCGGTCAGCTTCGCTAAATAA
- the xylB gene encoding xylulokinase produces MYILAHDLGTSGNKATLFDESGLLIASRTAAYPTDYASGNRAEQNPHHWWKAIVDTTQALLELVSPNDIAGVALSGQMMGCLCIDKDGNPLRPHMLYCDQRSQEEEAKLTEKIDPLHFYEITGHRISASYSVEKLMWVKKHEPEIFAQTAKMLNAKDYINYRLCGTIATDPSDASGTNAYDLNRWQWSEEIIEAAELDLSLFPEVRSSIDVIGEITNEAARETGLLAGTPVICGGGDGSCAGVGVGCVAPGTAYNYLGSSSWVALTVEKPIVDEQRRTMNWAHVVPGMLHPSGTMQAAGSSYNWMINQLCQNEQALAAQSGRSVFELIDEQIIASPIGANKLLFLPYMLGERTPRWNVDAKGAFIGLTLGHKHGDMLRAVMEGVTLNLGFIINIFRKHVPIDRMTVIGGCAQNPVWRQMMADIYQAEIRVPNYLEEATSMGAAILAGIGAGVFPDFSVIDRFVRIEQTVQPIPENVKKYEAWMPVFDQAYHALCEMYTEIAKTEL; encoded by the coding sequence ATGTATATATTAGCACATGACTTGGGTACCAGCGGGAACAAAGCCACTTTGTTCGATGAATCGGGGCTGTTGATAGCTTCGCGTACCGCTGCTTATCCTACCGACTATGCTTCCGGCAACCGGGCGGAACAGAATCCGCACCATTGGTGGAAAGCCATCGTTGACACAACACAGGCACTTCTCGAACTGGTATCACCCAATGATATTGCCGGAGTAGCTCTTAGCGGACAAATGATGGGATGTCTTTGCATAGATAAAGACGGTAATCCGCTTCGTCCGCACATGCTCTATTGCGACCAGCGTTCGCAGGAAGAAGAAGCAAAGTTGACCGAAAAGATAGACCCGCTCCATTTCTACGAAATCACGGGACATCGGATCAGCGCCTCTTACTCTGTGGAGAAACTGATGTGGGTAAAGAAGCACGAACCGGAAATCTTTGCGCAGACTGCCAAAATGCTGAATGCGAAAGATTACATCAACTACCGTTTGTGCGGTACTATCGCCACAGACCCTTCGGATGCATCGGGAACCAATGCCTACGATTTGAACCGTTGGCAATGGAGTGAAGAGATCATAGAAGCCGCAGAGCTCGATCTTTCTTTATTCCCCGAAGTCCGTTCGTCGATTGACGTGATCGGAGAAATCACCAACGAAGCTGCCCGTGAGACAGGACTGCTTGCCGGAACACCCGTCATCTGTGGCGGCGGCGACGGTAGCTGTGCCGGAGTAGGTGTCGGCTGTGTGGCTCCGGGCACTGCGTACAATTATCTGGGCTCTTCTTCCTGGGTAGCACTGACGGTCGAAAAGCCGATTGTAGACGAACAACGCCGTACCATGAACTGGGCGCATGTAGTGCCCGGTATGCTGCATCCGTCGGGAACGATGCAGGCGGCAGGATCATCCTACAACTGGATGATCAACCAGCTTTGCCAGAATGAACAGGCACTGGCAGCTCAATCGGGACGCAGCGTGTTCGAACTGATCGACGAGCAGATCATTGCTTCTCCGATAGGTGCGAATAAACTCCTGTTCCTTCCCTATATGCTGGGTGAACGTACTCCCCGTTGGAACGTTGATGCCAAAGGGGCTTTCATCGGTCTGACGCTGGGACACAAACATGGTGATATGTTGCGTGCCGTAATGGAAGGAGTAACCTTGAATCTCGGATTTATCATCAATATATTCCGCAAGCATGTTCCTATCGACCGCATGACGGTGATCGGCGGCTGTGCTCAGAATCCTGTCTGGCGTCAGATGATGGCGGACATCTATCAGGCGGAAATCCGTGTGCCTAACTATCTCGAAGAGGCAACTTCGATGGGAGCGGCCATCCTTGCGGGTATCGGTGCGGGTGTTTTCCCTGATTTCTCTGTAATCGACCGTTTTGTCCGTATCGAGCAGACGGTGCAGCCTATTCCCGAAAACGTGAAGAAGTACGAAGCGTGGATGCCTGTTTTCGATCAGGCTTATCACGCCTTGTGTGAGATGTACACAGAGATAGCAAAAACTGAACTATAA
- a CDS encoding transglutaminase domain-containing protein, with the protein MKTFIHLLSVLILSVVLYACNNAHFLKEENYRNQVTEDFEQKKQALPHGDLFTVFSNPDLSVYEQEALMFLYAYMPIGDVTDYSGDYYLENVRLSGQTRTEMPWGDLIPDELFRHFVLPIRVNNENLDDSRRVFYGELKDRVKHLSMKDAILEVNHWCHEKVVYRPSDARTSSPLASVKTAYGRCGEESTFTVAALRSVGIPARQVYTPRWAHTDDNHAWVEAWADGQWYFFGACEPEPVLNLGWFNAPASRGMLMHTKVFGRYTGPEEIMLETPNYTEINVIDNYAPTAKATVTVTDTEGHPVSGAKVEFKIYNYAEFYTVATKYTDAEGKAFLTAGKGDMLVWASRDGKFGYAKLSFGKEDALKLSLDKKVGESYTLPMDIVPPVEGANLPEVTPEQRAENDHRMTQEDSIRNAYVATMMTDEQAKEWVNGLYGNILQPETMKDKLAAFLVASRGNHQTLKDFLSAIRKEKKHISWEEMRGMWLLENISAKDLRDVTLDVLNDHLKNTSDGEKTDTDLVKRALLNPRIANEMLTPYKKILYDAISEAVLKSAPVDAAHDAKALIEWCRKEIKIDNELNSQQIPVSPMGVWKSRVADEKSRDIFFVAAARSIGIPAWIDEVTGKVQYVSDGLSPQDVNFETSQSTQSCTGMLKASYTPIRSLSDPKYYSHFTISKFKNGTFQLLNYDEGDVDMGGGATWSNLLKNGVKLDEGYYMMVTGTRLASGAVLSNTTFFTIEPDKTTTVDLVMRESKDQVQVIGNFNSEATYRPVGGTDLQSILQTCGRGYFVVAVLGVGQEPTNHALRDIAALRSEFEQWGRKMVFLFPSEEQYKKFNTHEFKDLPSTIVYGIDVDNSIQKQIVDAMKLNQSTLPVFIIADTFNRVVFVSQGYTIGLGEQLMKVVHGL; encoded by the coding sequence ATGAAGACATTCATTCATCTTTTATCCGTTCTTATCCTGTCTGTTGTGCTGTATGCCTGCAACAATGCTCATTTTCTGAAAGAAGAGAATTATCGGAATCAAGTGACCGAAGACTTTGAACAGAAAAAGCAGGCACTTCCTCATGGAGACCTGTTTACTGTTTTTTCGAATCCTGACTTGTCTGTATATGAGCAGGAAGCTCTGATGTTTCTCTATGCTTATATGCCGATAGGGGATGTGACGGATTATTCAGGAGATTATTATTTGGAGAATGTTCGTTTGTCCGGGCAGACGCGTACTGAGATGCCTTGGGGAGATCTGATTCCGGATGAATTGTTCCGGCATTTTGTGTTGCCTATCCGGGTGAATAATGAGAATTTGGATGACTCGCGTCGGGTGTTTTATGGAGAATTAAAGGATAGGGTGAAGCATCTGTCCATGAAGGACGCTATTCTGGAAGTAAATCATTGGTGCCATGAAAAGGTGGTCTATCGTCCGAGTGATGCACGTACCAGTTCGCCGCTGGCATCGGTGAAGACAGCGTATGGGCGTTGCGGAGAAGAATCCACATTTACTGTGGCTGCGTTGCGTTCGGTGGGGATTCCGGCAAGGCAGGTATATACTCCCCGTTGGGCACATACGGATGATAATCATGCCTGGGTAGAAGCGTGGGCGGATGGCCAGTGGTATTTCTTCGGAGCTTGCGAGCCTGAACCGGTTTTGAATCTCGGATGGTTCAATGCTCCTGCCAGTCGCGGGATGCTGATGCATACAAAGGTGTTCGGTCGCTATACCGGTCCGGAAGAGATTATGCTTGAAACGCCGAATTACACGGAGATCAATGTGATAGACAATTATGCGCCTACTGCCAAAGCTACAGTGACGGTGACGGATACGGAAGGACATCCGGTATCAGGTGCAAAAGTGGAATTTAAGATATACAATTATGCTGAGTTCTATACGGTAGCCACGAAATATACCGATGCCGAAGGTAAAGCCTTCCTCACTGCCGGCAAGGGAGATATGTTGGTATGGGCATCTAGGGATGGAAAATTCGGATATGCTAAACTGTCATTTGGAAAAGAAGATGCTTTGAAGTTATCTTTAGATAAGAAAGTAGGTGAAAGCTATACACTTCCGATGGATATTGTTCCTCCGGTAGAAGGGGCTAACCTTCCCGAAGTAACTCCTGAACAACGGGCGGAAAATGACCACCGGATGACACAGGAAGATTCGATCCGCAATGCATATGTGGCAACGATGATGACAGATGAACAGGCAAAAGAATGGGTGAACGGACTGTACGGAAATATATTGCAACCTGAAACTATGAAAGATAAGTTGGCAGCTTTTCTGGTTGCTTCGCGCGGAAACCACCAGACATTGAAGGATTTTCTTTCAGCTATCAGAAAGGAGAAAAAACATATTTCATGGGAGGAAATGCGGGGTATGTGGTTATTAGAGAATATCTCGGCAAAAGATCTTCGTGACGTGACACTCGATGTACTGAACGATCATCTGAAAAACACATCGGATGGAGAAAAGACGGACACTGATCTGGTGAAAAGGGCGTTGCTCAATCCTCGCATAGCGAATGAGATGCTGACTCCTTATAAAAAGATACTTTATGATGCAATTTCTGAAGCAGTCTTGAAATCGGCACCTGTTGATGCTGCTCATGATGCCAAAGCATTAATAGAATGGTGCAGAAAAGAGATTAAGATCGATAACGAACTGAATTCTCAGCAGATTCCTGTTTCTCCGATGGGAGTATGGAAGTCGCGTGTAGCTGATGAGAAGTCCCGTGATATCTTCTTCGTAGCAGCTGCCCGGAGCATAGGGATACCAGCCTGGATTGATGAAGTGACCGGGAAGGTTCAATATGTAAGCGATGGGCTTTCTCCGCAGGATGTCAACTTTGAGACTTCGCAGTCCACACAATCTTGTACCGGCATGTTGAAAGCCAGCTATACTCCGATACGTTCTTTATCCGATCCTAAATACTATTCTCATTTCACTATCTCCAAGTTTAAGAACGGCACGTTCCAACTGCTCAATTATGACGAAGGCGATGTAGATATGGGTGGTGGTGCTACGTGGTCGAATCTCCTGAAAAACGGAGTAAAGCTGGACGAAGGTTATTATATGATGGTGACCGGAACCCGCCTGGCTAGTGGTGCGGTACTCTCCAATACCACATTCTTCACTATCGAACCGGATAAGACGACTACTGTTGACCTTGTGATGCGTGAAAGTAAAGATCAGGTGCAAGTGATCGGTAATTTCAATTCCGAAGCTACTTATCGTCCGGTAGGAGGTACTGACCTGCAAAGTATCCTGCAAACCTGCGGACGCGGCTATTTTGTGGTTGCTGTTCTCGGAGTGGGGCAGGAGCCTACCAATCATGCTTTAAGAGATATTGCAGCTTTGCGCAGCGAGTTTGAACAGTGGGGACGTAAAATGGTCTTTCTTTTCCCTTCGGAAGAGCAATATAAAAAGTTCAACACGCATGAATTTAAAGATCTTCCCTCTACCATTGTTTATGGCATTGATGTGGATAACAGCATTCAAAAACAGATTGTTGATGCGATGAAGTTGAATCAATCAACCCTGCCTGTCTTTATCATTGCCGATACCTTCAACCGTGTGGTCTTTGTTTCTCAAGGATATACGATCGGTCTGGGAGAGCAATTGATGAAAGTAGTACATGGATTATAA
- a CDS encoding SMP-30/gluconolactonase/LRE family protein: MKKYYLLSLISASLIGATCIQCTSPKQKSGENTLPQKSELFVSLPDYCPTPDGMAIAPNGDLILACPNFADITQPACLMRITKDGAVSKWLDVPVLEETGWASPMGLAFNEEGDLFISDNQGWSGAEKAKNKGRVLRLKFENDQLKETITVASGMEHPNGIRIRNGKLYVTQSSLSQIKDPSGLLVSGVYCFDMNDRDIAVTNTSADQNLLTTVITKNPEVQYGLDGIVFNEAGDLFVGNFGDGAIHRIKMDAEGKVVSNDVWAQDTTQLRTTDGMCIDDKGNIWVADFSANAVARVDKDGKIQRIAQSPDCDGSDGGLDQPGEPIVWNGQVIVSCFDLVTGPDKVNTKHDKPFTLAKLSLE, encoded by the coding sequence ATGAAAAAGTATTATTTACTATCTCTGATTTCTGCTTCTTTGATTGGAGCAACTTGTATTCAATGTACTTCTCCCAAACAAAAGAGTGGAGAGAATACTCTTCCGCAAAAGAGTGAACTGTTTGTATCATTGCCGGACTATTGTCCGACACCGGATGGCATGGCCATTGCTCCCAATGGAGATTTGATTCTGGCATGTCCCAATTTTGCAGATATCACACAGCCTGCTTGCCTGATGCGTATTACTAAGGATGGAGCCGTTTCAAAATGGCTGGATGTGCCTGTATTGGAAGAAACCGGATGGGCTTCTCCGATGGGACTTGCCTTCAATGAAGAGGGCGACCTGTTTATCAGTGACAATCAGGGCTGGAGCGGTGCAGAGAAAGCAAAGAACAAAGGACGTGTACTTCGTCTGAAGTTTGAAAATGACCAGTTGAAGGAAACTATTACAGTAGCATCCGGCATGGAGCATCCCAATGGTATCCGTATCCGTAACGGAAAATTATATGTGACTCAAAGCTCTTTGTCACAGATCAAAGACCCTTCCGGTCTGCTTGTCAGCGGTGTATATTGCTTTGATATGAACGACCGTGACATTGCAGTAACCAATACTTCGGCAGATCAGAATCTGTTGACTACGGTAATCACCAAGAACCCGGAAGTACAATACGGACTGGATGGAATCGTGTTTAACGAAGCGGGCGACCTTTTTGTAGGTAACTTCGGTGATGGCGCAATCCATCGTATCAAGATGGACGCGGAAGGAAAAGTTGTCAGCAACGATGTCTGGGCACAGGATACGACTCAGCTTCGTACCACAGACGGTATGTGCATCGATGATAAAGGAAATATTTGGGTAGCAGATTTCTCTGCAAATGCCGTTGCCCGTGTAGATAAGGACGGAAAGATTCAGCGTATCGCCCAAAGCCCCGATTGTGATGGAAGCGATGGCGGACTGGACCAACCGGGCGAACCCATCGTATGGAACGGTCAGGTGATCGTATCCTGTTTCGACCTGGTGACCGGACCGGACAAGGTAAATACCAAGCACGACAAGCCTTTCACACTAGCTAAACTGTCACTGGAATAA
- a CDS encoding Lin0368 family putative glycerol transporter subunit: MSEWLQTYNEMFGMYHAGIITTIFGAFAVTFTVLMSWPKLVKDFGPIGGFMAAALIIGTFWLVNHKLPGFGFSTGLLNDADGLPMQFSLIHQGNRGSAPWVDMGWAIAMGFIFADVLCAPKGTRGGLLKEAFPRWVVIILGGIVGGIFVGLTGYTNAAL, from the coding sequence ATGAGCGAATGGTTACAAACCTATAATGAGATGTTCGGTATGTATCATGCCGGAATCATTACCACTATTTTCGGAGCTTTTGCCGTGACATTTACCGTATTGATGAGCTGGCCCAAGCTGGTGAAGGACTTCGGTCCGATAGGCGGATTCATGGCAGCCGCCCTTATCATCGGAACATTCTGGCTGGTCAATCATAAACTGCCCGGATTCGGCTTCTCTACCGGATTGCTGAATGATGCCGACGGCTTGCCGATGCAATTCAGCCTGATCCATCAGGGGAATCGCGGCAGTGCCCCCTGGGTAGACATGGGATGGGCGATTGCGATGGGATTCATCTTTGCAGACGTGCTCTGCGCACCGAAAGGCACACGCGGCGGATTGCTGAAAGAAGCGTTTCCCCGTTGGGTAGTTATTATACTGGGCGGCATCGTCGGAGGAATCTTCGTCGGCCTTACCGGATACACGAATGCGGCACTCTAA
- a CDS encoding sodium ion-translocating decarboxylase subunit beta, protein MENIDFATLFQGIGTMMESGWLLASARVFLVLLGLLLIYLGWKGVLEPMVMIPMGLGMVAINCGTLMMPDGTLGNLFLDPMLSDTDDLMNTMQIDFLQPVYTLTFSNGLIACFVFMGIGTLLDVGFLLQKPFASIFLALCAELGTFLTVPIASALGLTLKESASVAMVGGADGPMVLFTSLALAKHLFVPITVVAYLYLGLTYGGYPYLVKLLVPKRFRAIKMVTKKAPKNYDAKVKLAFSAVLCAVLCFLFPVASPLFFSLFLGVAVRESGMKHIYDFVSGPLLYGSTFMLGVLLGVLCDAHLLLDPKILKLLVLGIVALLLSGIGGIIGGYIMYIVKRGNYNPVVGIAAVSCVPTTAKVAQKIVSKDNPDSFVLGDALGANISGVITSAIITGIYITIIPYL, encoded by the coding sequence ATGGAAAATATTGATTTTGCCACCCTCTTTCAGGGTATCGGCACAATGATGGAAAGCGGCTGGTTACTGGCTTCTGCCAGAGTCTTTCTGGTACTTCTCGGTTTGTTACTTATCTATCTGGGTTGGAAGGGAGTGCTCGAACCTATGGTTATGATTCCGATGGGATTGGGCATGGTAGCCATCAACTGCGGAACATTGATGATGCCGGACGGTACATTAGGTAACCTCTTCCTCGATCCGATGCTTTCGGATACGGATGACCTGATGAATACGATGCAGATAGACTTTCTGCAACCTGTCTACACGCTGACTTTCAGTAACGGGCTTATAGCCTGCTTTGTCTTTATGGGCATCGGAACTTTGCTGGATGTGGGCTTCCTGCTCCAGAAACCGTTTGCGAGTATATTCCTTGCTTTATGTGCCGAACTCGGTACGTTCCTTACCGTGCCCATCGCTTCCGCACTCGGACTGACTTTAAAGGAAAGCGCATCTGTTGCTATGGTAGGTGGTGCGGACGGTCCGATGGTGCTCTTTACTTCGCTGGCTCTGGCAAAACATTTGTTTGTTCCTATCACGGTAGTCGCTTACCTGTATTTGGGACTGACGTACGGAGGGTATCCATATCTGGTCAAGCTATTAGTGCCCAAACGTTTCCGTGCCATTAAGATGGTGACTAAGAAGGCGCCGAAGAACTACGATGCCAAAGTGAAACTGGCTTTCTCTGCTGTTCTTTGCGCAGTACTTTGTTTCTTGTTTCCGGTTGCCTCTCCATTGTTCTTCTCCCTGTTTCTGGGTGTTGCTGTTCGTGAATCCGGTATGAAGCATATTTATGATTTTGTCAGTGGTCCGTTGCTCTATGGCTCGACCTTTATGTTGGGAGTGTTGCTGGGCGTACTTTGCGATGCACATCTGTTGCTCGATCCGAAGATTCTGAAATTGCTGGTATTAGGTATCGTCGCACTTTTACTTTCCGGTATCGGAGGGATTATCGGAGGATACATCATGTACATTGTCAAACGGGGAAATTACAATCCGGTGGTCGGTATCGCAGCCGTTAGTTGCGTACCTACCACCGCAAAGGTCGCCCAAAAGATAGTAAGCAAAGACAATCCCGATTCATTCGTATTGGGAGATGCCTTGGGAGCCAATATCTCAGGAGTAATCACCTCGGCTATTATTACCGGTATTTATATTACGATTATCCCTTATTTATAA
- a CDS encoding Lin0368 family putative glycerol transporter subunit — protein MKYYLSTFAGSAICGGFAFGIWPELWKTYGLMGGWLAATLIIGIMWYMNHYNGAILNPPGKIWLDQGWCIGSAGIAWGIVRFQGDITNFFYAVPTLVCCLIGGALAGIVVWKIRSCDCARKIK, from the coding sequence ATGAAATACTATCTATCGACCTTTGCCGGCTCCGCCATCTGTGGTGGTTTCGCTTTCGGCATCTGGCCGGAACTCTGGAAGACTTACGGTCTGATGGGCGGCTGGCTGGCGGCAACGCTGATTATCGGCATCATGTGGTATATGAATCATTATAACGGAGCGATCTTGAATCCTCCGGGAAAAATATGGCTCGATCAGGGCTGGTGTATCGGTTCTGCCGGTATAGCCTGGGGAATCGTCCGCTTTCAGGGAGACATTACCAATTTCTTTTATGCAGTGCCTACACTGGTCTGTTGTCTGATAGGCGGTGCACTGGCGGGAATTGTAGTTTGGAAAATCCGTTCGTGCGACTGTGCCCGAAAGATAAAATAA
- a CDS encoding cell division protein ZapA: MNDKIKINLQIADSNYPLTINREEEEMVREAAKQVNIRLNAYREYYKNLEPEKIIAMVAYQFSLEKLQLMQRNDTTPYTEKVKELTELLEDYFKKE; encoded by the coding sequence ATGAACGATAAGATAAAGATAAACCTGCAAATAGCAGATTCAAACTACCCGTTAACCATTAACCGAGAGGAAGAAGAAATGGTACGGGAAGCAGCCAAGCAGGTAAACATCAGGCTTAATGCGTACCGGGAATACTATAAAAACCTTGAACCGGAAAAGATTATTGCCATGGTAGCCTATCAGTTCTCGTTGGAGAAACTGCAATTAATGCAACGTAACGATACCACTCCGTATACGGAAAAGGTAAAAGAACTAACGGAATTGCTGGAGGATTATTTTAAGAAAGAATAA
- a CDS encoding copper homeostasis protein CutC, with the protein MKKYQFEVCANSVESCLAAQAGGADRVELCAGIPEGGTTPSYGEISTARDMLTTTRLHVIIRPRGGDFLYSPIEVRTMLKDIEMARQLGADGVVFGCLTANGEIDLPVMQELMKASQGLSVTFHRAFDICRDPEKALEQIIELGCNRILTSGQQATAELGIPLLKALQTQASGRIILLAGCGVNEKNIARIASETGIQEFHFSARESIKSDMKYKNESVSMGGTVHIDEYERNVTTAQRVINTIQAIKS; encoded by the coding sequence ATGAAAAAGTACCAATTTGAAGTCTGTGCCAATTCCGTAGAAAGCTGTCTGGCAGCACAGGCAGGCGGAGCCGACCGGGTAGAGTTATGTGCAGGTATTCCGGAAGGCGGGACGACTCCTTCTTACGGAGAGATATCGACAGCACGCGACATGCTGACAACGACTCGTCTGCATGTCATTATCCGTCCGCGGGGTGGGGATTTTCTTTATTCTCCCATCGAAGTGAGAACGATGCTGAAAGATATAGAAATGGCACGGCAGTTGGGAGCTGACGGAGTGGTATTCGGTTGTCTGACGGCAAACGGGGAAATCGACCTTCCTGTAATGCAAGAGTTAATGAAAGCCTCACAAGGGTTATCAGTGACTTTTCACCGTGCTTTTGATATATGCCGTGATCCTGAAAAGGCTTTGGAGCAGATTATCGAACTGGGGTGTAACCGTATCCTTACTTCCGGTCAGCAAGCTACTGCCGAACTCGGAATCCCCTTGCTAAAAGCATTGCAGACACAGGCTTCCGGAAGAATTATCCTGCTTGCCGGATGTGGCGTGAACGAAAAAAATATCGCCCGCATTGCTTCGGAAACCGGAATACAGGAGTTTCATTTCTCCGCACGGGAAAGCATCAAGAGCGATATGAAGTATAAAAACGAATCAGTATCGATGGGCGGCACTGTACATATCGACGAATACGAACGAAATGTAACCACCGCCCAAAGAGTGATAAATACCATTCAGGCTATAAAAAGCTGA